In one window of Azoarcus olearius DNA:
- a CDS encoding NADH:ubiquinone reductase (Na(+)-transporting) subunit F: MTYELTIEPLGQTIEVEEDQTILDAALRAGVWLPHACCHGLCATCKIQVVEGEVEHGEASSFALMDFERDEGKALACCARLQSDVVIEAEIEEEPDAESIPVRDFHGTVSRIDSLTPTIKGVFVTLDEPIHFQAGQYINFEINGGECSRAFSLANAPATGREVELNIRIVPGGQGTTWVHQQLKAGDRVKLAGPYGRFFVRKSAPEGLIFMAGGSGLSSPRSMILDLLAAGDTRPITLVYGQRSRPELYYHDEFLALAERHANFSYVPALSDEGAESGWGGFRGFVHEAAKAHFDGDFRGHKAYLCGPPPMIDACITTLMQGRLFENDIYTEKFFSAADVQQVRSPLFKRI, from the coding sequence ATGACCTACGAACTCACCATAGAACCCCTCGGCCAGACCATCGAAGTCGAGGAAGACCAGACCATCCTCGACGCGGCGCTGCGCGCCGGCGTCTGGCTGCCACATGCCTGCTGCCACGGCCTGTGCGCCACCTGCAAGATCCAGGTTGTCGAGGGCGAGGTCGAGCACGGCGAGGCTTCCAGCTTTGCGTTGATGGACTTCGAGCGTGACGAGGGCAAGGCGCTCGCTTGCTGTGCACGGCTGCAGAGCGATGTCGTCATCGAGGCCGAGATCGAGGAAGAGCCGGACGCCGAGAGCATCCCCGTGCGCGACTTCCACGGCACCGTGTCCCGCATCGACAGCCTCACGCCGACGATCAAGGGCGTGTTCGTCACGCTCGACGAGCCGATCCATTTCCAAGCCGGCCAGTACATCAACTTCGAGATCAACGGCGGCGAATGCAGCCGCGCGTTCTCGCTCGCCAATGCGCCGGCGACCGGACGCGAAGTGGAACTCAACATCCGCATCGTGCCGGGCGGGCAGGGCACCACCTGGGTGCACCAGCAGCTCAAGGCCGGCGACCGGGTGAAGCTCGCCGGCCCCTATGGCCGCTTCTTCGTGCGCAAGTCAGCCCCGGAAGGCTTGATCTTCATGGCGGGTGGCTCGGGACTGTCGAGCCCGCGCTCGATGATCCTCGACCTGCTCGCCGCCGGCGACACCCGGCCGATCACCCTGGTGTACGGCCAGCGCAGCCGCCCCGAGCTGTACTACCACGACGAATTCCTCGCGCTCGCCGAACGCCACGCCAACTTCAGCTACGTGCCGGCGCTGTCCGACGAAGGGGCGGAATCCGGCTGGGGCGGGTTCCGCGGTTTCGTCCATGAGGCGGCGAAGGCGCATTTCGACGGCGACTTCCGCGGCCACAAGGCCTACCTGTGCGGTCCGCCGCCGATGATCGACGCCTGCATCACCACGCTGATGCAGGGCCGGCTGTTCGAGAACGACATCTACACCGAGAAGTTCTTCTCCGCCGCCGACGTGCAGCAGGTGCGCAGCCCCTTGTTCAAGCGAATCTGA
- a CDS encoding phenol hydroxylase subunit P4, whose product MAVAAIGKYEFAPADAIEKFHGAQLLYIGWEDHLLFCAPFAFPFPPTMPFGAIVEQVLPGSFGYHPDFARIDWAKAEWFKSGKPWQPDFSKSLADNGLKHKDVIRFRTPGLTGIAGSCS is encoded by the coding sequence ATGGCCGTCGCTGCCATCGGCAAATACGAATTCGCGCCCGCCGACGCGATCGAGAAGTTCCACGGTGCCCAGCTGCTCTACATCGGCTGGGAAGACCACCTGCTGTTCTGCGCCCCGTTCGCCTTTCCCTTCCCGCCGACCATGCCCTTCGGCGCTATCGTCGAGCAGGTGCTGCCGGGCTCGTTCGGCTACCACCCCGATTTCGCCCGCATCGACTGGGCGAAGGCGGAGTGGTTCAAGTCCGGCAAGCCCTGGCAACCGGACTTCAGCAAGTCGCTGGCGGACAACGGGCTGAAGCACAAGGACGTGATCCGCTTCCGCACGCCGGGGCTGACCGGGATTGCGGGGTCGTGCAGCTGA
- a CDS encoding catechol 2,3-dioxygenase, whose product MAMTDVLRPGHISLRVLDLEEGVNHYKNVLGLIETGRDSQGRVYFKTWDERDHNSVVIREADSAGIDFFGFKVASKGALEKLDGRLKEYGIVTERIPAGEMLETGERVRFLLPSGHYIELYAEKTDVGNGMAYVNPDPWTKDAERGIAPIRMDHCLLYGPDIEKVQDIFVNVLGFYLVEHVVMEDGKTDLGIWLSCSIKAHDIAFVRHPEPGKLHHVSFLLDSWERVLRAADLMSMNKVSIDIGPTRHGITRGTTIYAFDPSGNRFETFCGGYQCYPDWQPIKWTWDEVGAGIFYHDRALNERFLSVVS is encoded by the coding sequence ATGGCAATGACCGACGTACTGCGCCCCGGCCACATTTCGCTGCGCGTGCTCGACCTGGAAGAGGGCGTCAATCACTACAAGAACGTGCTCGGCCTGATCGAGACCGGCCGCGACAGCCAGGGCCGCGTGTATTTCAAGACCTGGGACGAGCGCGACCACAACAGCGTCGTGATCCGTGAGGCCGACAGTGCCGGCATCGATTTCTTCGGTTTCAAGGTGGCGAGCAAGGGCGCGCTTGAGAAGCTGGACGGCCGCCTGAAGGAGTACGGCATCGTCACCGAACGGATTCCCGCGGGCGAGATGCTGGAAACCGGCGAGCGCGTGCGTTTCCTGCTCCCGTCGGGCCACTACATCGAGCTCTACGCCGAGAAGACCGACGTCGGCAACGGCATGGCCTATGTGAATCCGGACCCCTGGACCAAGGACGCAGAGCGCGGCATCGCCCCGATCCGCATGGACCACTGCCTGCTCTACGGCCCGGACATCGAGAAGGTGCAGGACATCTTCGTGAACGTGCTCGGCTTCTACCTGGTGGAGCACGTGGTGATGGAAGACGGCAAGACCGACCTCGGCATCTGGCTGTCGTGCTCGATCAAGGCCCACGACATCGCCTTCGTGCGCCACCCGGAGCCGGGCAAGCTGCACCACGTCTCTTTCCTGCTCGACAGCTGGGAAAGGGTGCTGCGCGCCGCCGACCTGATGTCGATGAACAAGGTGTCGATCGACATCGGCCCCACCCGCCACGGCATCACCCGCGGCACCACCATCTACGCCTTCGATCCCTCGGGCAACCGCTTCGAGACCTTCTGCGGCGGCTACCAGTGCTACCCGGACTGGCAGCCGATCAAGTGGACCTGGGACGAGGTCGGCGCGGGCATCTTCTATCACGACCGAGCGCTGAACGAGCGCTTCCTGTCGGTGGTGTCCTGA